A stretch of DNA from Pseudoalteromonas sp. A25:
TTCAATTGCGGTGCAAGGTTTTGGTCACAGCAAGGAAGCGCTACCAGCAGAGCCATTCTCTAGCGCCAAAAATGCTTTTCTGCGTATTTTTTTGGAGCAATTATACACGTTTCCAAAATTTGTAATCACCGGAAAATGGTATTCAGCGCTTAGAAACTCAAAACCCTAACAAGTATTTTAAACAGCGCGGCTACGTTTTTTCTACCGATTTTAGCAAACTATTATCAGCTTCTTAAATGAGCGTATAACTAAATGGCTTTTAAATTAAAAGGAATATTAATGTTTAGACTTATTGCAACGGTTATCTTGTTTTTATCATTCTCTGTTAACGCTCAAGATATTAAAATTGGTGAAACACAAGTTTTAAAATCAGAGGTATTAAACGAAAGTAGAGAATATTACATATCTTTTCCAAAGTCATACGACAAAAACAACTACACATCATACCCCGTGCTCTATTTACTTGATGGCGATATGCATAGTTTCTTTCAAGTATTTTCAGGTATGGTTAATCAAATGAGCGTAGATGCAAGCCCAACCATCCCTGAAATGATTGTGGTGGGTATAGCGAGTCAAAATAGAGTAAGAGACAGTTCACCGACTAACTCACTGACACAGTATGGCGGCAAAACAAATGACGCACTCAGTGTTACCGGTGGTGCAGACAAATTCATTCAATTCATAAAAGAAGAACTTATTCCTACAATTAACCGCAAATACAGAACGTCAGATTATAAGGTGTTAGTGGGCTATTCTTTTACTGGCTTACCTGTTATTCAAAGCTTATACACGACGCCAGAAACATTTAATGCGTACATGGCTATCGATCCAAGTATGTGGTGGGATAACCAATACATGTTAAAACAATTAACGCACTTTTATAAAAAGCCGGCGCTAGATAAACGTCGCCTCTTCATAGCAACAACCGAACGCGTTACTGAGGTAT
This window harbors:
- a CDS encoding alpha/beta hydrolase-fold protein, whose product is MFRLIATVILFLSFSVNAQDIKIGETQVLKSEVLNESREYYISFPKSYDKNNYTSYPVLYLLDGDMHSFFQVFSGMVNQMSVDASPTIPEMIVVGIASQNRVRDSSPTNSLTQYGGKTNDALSVTGGADKFIQFIKEELIPTINRKYRTSDYKVLVGYSFTGLPVIQSLYTTPETFNAYMAIDPSMWWDNQYMLKQLTHFYKKPALDKRRLFIATTERVTEVYPKENYVAEFIKRLTNKSKDGLYFDSITFGKDENHHTMQVLSFYKGLRSVFEGYMIDDHARFRSAKALETHFYNLSNKLGAKFQLREDLLNWFGYERLYNNQFVDIDVNRAVEFFELNTQYYPLSSNAWDSLGEGYMIQGNDSAALISYEKSLQLNPNNKNAQEKIAQLKSKLN